A genomic window from Salvia miltiorrhiza cultivar Shanhuang (shh) chromosome 5, IMPLAD_Smil_shh, whole genome shotgun sequence includes:
- the LOC131025065 gene encoding uncharacterized protein LOC131025065, producing MGEGKGSSLVHLLVIVLSLIAFGFSIAAERRRSTGELHKDAATNQTYCVYHSDVATGYGVGAFLFLLSSESLLMGVTKCMCLGRPLTPGGNRAWTIIYFLASWATFIVAEACLIAGAKKNAYHTRYRNMIYADNFSCESLRKGIFIAGAVFVVATMILNVYYYVYFTRATTQPSKKLNHAGSAVGMTGRV from the exons ATGGGAGAAGGCAAAGGGTCGTCGCTCGTTCATCTTCTTGTCATAGTTCTCAGCTTAATTGCATTTGGATTCTCTATCGCTGCCGAACGACGCCGTAGCACT GGTGAATTACATAAAGATGCTGCTACTAATCAAACATACTGTGTTTACCACTCAGATGTTGCTACTGGTTACGGAGTCGGGGCTTTCTTGTTTCTTCTCTCAAGTGAGTCCCTGCTCATGGGTGTCACAAAGTGCATGTGTTTAGGAAGGCCTTTGACACCCGGAGGAAACCGTGCATGGACCATAATATATTTTCTCGCCTCAtg GGCAACGTTCATAGTGGCCGAAGCTTGTCTGATAGCCGGTGCTAAGAAGAATGCTTACCACACCCGATACAGGAACATGATCTATGCAGATAACTTTTCTTGTGAGTCGCTACGAAAGGGCATATTCATCGCCGGAGCAGTCTTCGTGGTTGCAACAATGATTCTCAACGTCTACTACTACGTGTACTTCACACGAGCCACCACTCAACCATCTAAGAAGCTCAACCATGCAGGCTCGGCTGTTGGCATGACGGGTCGTGTATAG
- the LOC131025067 gene encoding uncharacterized protein LOC131025067 — MKRQSGNREKEKCEVKKVNRKKIKSTAASDEVAAEKVAGEERKAAAEEWFSWWSGVDEEMPWATSWIPFWEVEAYDALYGDVLWDYDIWNLKGLAPNPS, encoded by the coding sequence ATGAAGAGGCAAAGCGGCAATCGTGAGAAGGAGAAATGTGAGGTTAAGAAAGTGAATCGGAAAAAGATCAAAAGCACGGCGGCGAGCGACGAAGTGGCGGCGGAGAAGGTGGCGGGCGAGGAGcggaaggcggcggcggaggagtgGTTTAGTTGGTGGAGTGGGGTGGATGAGGAGATGCCGTGGGCCACCAGTTGGATTCCATTTTGGGAGGTCGAGGCTTATGATGCATTATATGGTGATGTTTTGTGGGATTATGATATTTGGAATTTGAAAGGACTTGCTCCAAATCCATCataa
- the LOC131025066 gene encoding protein phosphatase 1 regulatory subunit INH3, whose product MNQHLQQIHRANCPTKMHKLTPINDANLFPQIQINQNLAIIATMARPTSSRQLTTAPSTAPATGTTTTTTVALETSSSNQQSQIRDSLVLKLKLPKKKVSWKEGTVDNEFMNKKSSKKCCIFHKEKPFDEDDSDAEGDCDHDHDHDHDHDHDHHDTGRDIDVKGSHEDGSSSR is encoded by the coding sequence ATGAACCAACACCTTCAACAAATCCACCGCGCTAACTGTCCCACCAAAATGCACAAACTTACGCCTATAAACGACGCAAACCTTTTCCCCCAAATTCAAATCAATCAAAACCTAGCCATAATCGCAACAATGGCGAGACCGACCTCCAGCAGGCAATTGACCACCGCCCCTTCCACGGCGCCGGCTACGGGAactaccaccaccaccaccgtggCCCTCGAGACGTCGTCCTCCAACCAGCAGTCGCAGATTAGGGATTCGTTGGTTTTGAAATTGAAGCTTCCCAAGAAGAAGGTGTCGTGGAAGGAAGGGACCGTAGACAACGAGTTTATGAATAAAAAGAGCTCGAAAAAATGCTGCATTTTTCACAAGGAGAAGCCTTTTGACGAGGACGATTCCGACGCCGAGGGGGACTGCGATCACGATCACGATCACGATCACGATCACGATCACGATCATCATGATACTGGGAGGGATATTGATGTTAAGGGAAGTCATGAAGACGGTTCGTCGAGTCGGTGA